From Schizosaccharomyces pombe strain 972h- genome assembly, chromosome: II, the proteins below share one genomic window:
- the ste11 gene encoding DNA-binding transcription factor Ste11: MSASLTAEQKDQKSSVKRPLNSFMLYRRDRQAEIPTSNHQSISRIIGQLWRNESAQVKKYYSDLSALERQKHMLENPEYKYTPKKRSTVRRRHKKVSPSSGSFVASDYVVLQQIAQSSKTLKQTEPEKPVNEEETLAALLAPALSYPKSGKSNLIETSELSCLSSSPMIRSHTIPSLSFTDQVSTTISTLDKSEQAPSSLGIYYRSPSSGSPIGRTKSVCLANKARIVPKRSMSSDGCVDKSYQMSKTPSLEANLPQNSSNCSARRVPKFDSKGTVSEQSNSDSPELSADKVLSHCSPIDARPSTPSCPNASISPKTPNTGDHYGFDGAEYLGTPLSVGSTTAYLYGQETELLSTPYCHTSYPAMSRLNSSSGYTCVSSSSVTNSGHTENNTWRSDEQSKGFVDINSFSQSLFSNGNYEFAAHSQELDDLFSQITDFTSTDPIASSLKDANSLGPSLLEPWLPNSNLF, translated from the coding sequence ATGTCTGCTTCTTTAACAGCCGAGCAAAAGGACCAAAAAAGTTCTGTTAAGCGACCTTTAAACAGTTTTATGCTTTATCGTCGAGATCGCCAAGCTGAAATTCCTACTTCTAATCACCAAAGTATCTCACGTATCATTGGTCAGCTGTGGAGAAATGAAAGTGCCCAAGTCAAGAAGTATTATTCTGATTTATCCGCCCTCGAAAGGCAGAAACATATGCTGGAAAATCCCGAATACAAGTACACCCCTAAAAAGCGGTCTACTGTTCGTAGACGCCATAAAAAGGTATCACCTTCTTCCGGATCTTTTGTGGCCTCGGATTACGTTGTACTGCAGCAAATTGCACAATCTTCTAAGACTCTAAAACAGACCGAACCCGAAAAGCCTGTTAATGAGGAGGAAACTTTAGCAGCTTTATTAGCTCCCGCTCTTTCATATCCAAAGTCAGGTAAATCGAATCTTATTGAAACCAGTGAATTGTCTTGTCTTTCGTCTTCCCCAATGATTCGAAGTCATACAATTCCTTCCTTATCCTTCACCGATCAAGTTTCTACAACTATTTCTACATTGGATAAATCCGAGCAAGCTCCTAGTTCTTTGGGCATCTATTATAGATCACCCAGTAGCGGTAGTCCAATCGGGCGAACAAAATCTGTGTGTTTAGCTAATAAAGCCCGAATAGTACCGAAAAGATCAATGTCATCTGATGGCTGTGTTGACAAATCTTATCAAATGTCAAAAACACCGAGCTTGGAGGCGAACTTGCCTCAAAATTCAAGCAATTGCTCTGCTCGAAGAGttccaaaatttgattCTAAAGGAACCGTGAGTGAGCAAAGTAACTCTGATAGTCCAGAGCTGTCAGCCGATAAAGTGTTGTCTCATTGTAGTCCTATTGATGCTCGACCCTCAACTCCCTCTTGCCCCAATGCCAGTATATCACCTAAAACCCCGAATACCGGTGATCATTATGGTTTTGATGGAGCTGAGTACCTAGGAACTCCTCTCAGTGTAGGCAGCACTACTGCGTATTTATACGGCCAAGAGACCGAACTTTTATCTACGCCTTATTGCCATACTTCTTACCCAGCAATGAGTCGATTGAACAGCAGTTCTGGCTATACATGCGTCTCTTCGTCTAGTGTTACCAATTCTGGACATACTGAAAATAATACCTGGAGAAGCGACGAACAAAGTAAAGGCTTTGTTGACATTAATAGTTTTTCTCAAAGTTTGTTCTCAAATGGCAATTATGAGTTCGCCGCTCATTCTCAAGAATTGgatgatttattttcacaAATTACGGATTTTACATCAACTGATCCTATTGCTTCCTCACTCAAAGATGCTAACTCATTGGGACCTTCTCTTTTAGAACCTTGGTTGCCCAattctaatttattttga
- the ppk25 gene encoding serine/threonine protein kinase Ppk25, whose translation MKPNTTNLRNECWDTFSIPKRSQNIKINQSTKHQRSISDFVGTAGPGRQVGNWIIKKTIGAGSMGKVKLVVNILTGEKAALKMIPFTPNNTSQTVRVQREALLGRLLRHPNICRVIDCIRTPACTYILFEYVPGGQLLEYILARGKLDEDLARSFAMQLINALVYLHKNFIVHRDLKIENVLLTQDSRQVKLIDFGLSNFYSKDDLLRTYCGSLYFAAPELLDAKPYIGPEVDVWSLGVVIYVMVCGRVPFDDVSVPMLHSKIKSGKLEFPSYISEDCCSLIAAMLNVNPRKRCSLEQAAKFPWLKKNSFCLYLPIPLTSIPSTPSIRSHVFKPPFNLKVLQLLHEHGLASIPELKHELYMAYIERKTTSLVCLYLLGVESLAPALRIPTALPPVYSRHQRHHSEILGAMDLTEKITAMQCPP comes from the coding sequence ATGAAACCGAACACAACTAACCTAAGGAATGAGTGCTGGGATACTTTCTCTATTCCTAAACGCTCTcagaatataaaaataaatcagtCTACAAAACATCAAAGGTCTATATCTGATTTCGTTGGCACAGCTGGTCCTGGTCGACAAGTTGGAAACTGGATTATCAAGAAAACAATTGGTGCTGGCAGTATGGGAAAGGTTAAACTCgttgtaaatattttaacaGGAGAGAAAGCAGCTCTCAAAATGATTCCCTTTACTCCTAATAATACAAGTCAGACAGTTCGTGTTCAAAGGGAGGCACTTTTAGGTCGTTTATTGAGACATCCCAACATATGCCGGGTAATAGACTGTATCCGGACGCCTGCATGTACTTACATACTGTTCGAATACGTTCCTGGAGGACAACTTTTGGAGTACATCCTTGCTCGTGGCAAACTCGATGAAGATTTGGCTAGGAGTTTTGCTATGCAGTTGATTAATGCATTGGTTTATCTTCACAAGAATTTTATTGTACACAGAGActtaaaaattgagaatGTTCTTTTAACTCAGGATTCTCGTCAGGTGAAGCTAATTGACTTTGGCCTCAGTAATTTTTATAGTAAAGACGATTTATTACGTACATACTGTGGGAGTCTTTATTTTGCGGCCCCAGAATTACTTGATGCAAAGCCGTACATAGGCCCAGAGGTTGATGTTTGGAGCCTGGGAGTAGTGATTTATGTTATGGTTTGTGGACGAGTCCCATTTGACGACGTTTCCGTTCCTATGCtccattcaaaaataaagtcgGGTAAACTGGAGTTTCCTTCTTACATTTCAGAAGATTGTTGTTCTCTTATTGCAGCTATGCTGAATGTAAACCCACGGAAGCGCTGTTCTTTAGAACAAGCAGCAAAATTTCCCtggttaaaaaaaaattcgttttGTTTGTATCTGCCTATTCCCTTAACCTCTATTCCCTCAACGCCTTCAATCCGATCTCATGTTTTCAAACCGccttttaatttaaaggtTTTACAGCTGTTACATGAGCATGGTTTAGCAAGTATTCCCGAACTAAAACATGAACTTTACATGGCTTACATTGAGAGAAAAACAACTTCATTAGTCTGTCTGTATTTATTGGGTGTCGAAAGTCTCGCTCCAGCACTTCGAATTCCAACGGCTTTACCTCCTGTATATAGTAGACACCAACGGCATCATTCAGAAATTCTGGGTGCGATGGATTTGACAGAGAAAATTACTGCTATGCAGTGTCCACCTTAA
- the fes1 gene encoding Hsp70 nucleotide exchange factor gives MEKLLAFSTQLQAQGNSSNSPPDPKDLDPSVLDHIFGANPADEMRKAMDAIEDPSVPLDQKEIAFDNLEMLVEHIDNANNLVPLQLWPRLLKQLESPESTLRRLAAWTIATAVQNNPKSQQALIENDGLKILFGALKKEDSDETKNKVLYAITSELKLNEAGIALLDKIPNSWEMLIEILELKHSVMTKRVIFFFYALLIQEDKSKQIILQKAHEFQIPEKVYQFSLEHSVDEDCVTKSLHTLYLFQKNKVSVANTNELLKSLVQFKSEFPEIFTVDEWKAFHEALE, from the coding sequence ATGGAGAAACTTTTGGCCTTCAGTACGCAGTTGCAAGCTCAAGGAAACTCTTCCAATTCTCCTCCTGATCCTAAAGACCTTGATCCCTCAGTTTTAGATCATATTTTTGGAGCAAACCCAGCTGATGAAATGAGGAAAGCGATGGACGCAATTGAGGATCCATCGGTACCTTTAGATCAGAAAGAGATAGCTTTTGACAACTTAGAAATGCTCGTAGAGCATATTGACAATGCAAATAATTTGGTTCCCCTGCAATTGTGGCCTCGCCTATTGAAACAGCTTGAGAGTCCGGAATCTACCTTGCGCAGATTAGCTGCTTGGACGATCGCAACTGCCGTTCAAAATAATCCTAAATCTCAACAAGCGCTTATAGAAAATGATGGATTGAAGATTCTCTTCGGCGCCctaaaaaaagaggattcggatgaaacaaaaaataaagtccTTTATGCAATAACTAGTGAGCTTAAACTTAACGAAGCTGGAATTGCTTTATTAGATAAAATCCCAAACTCTTGGGAAATGCTGATTGAAATCTTGGAGCTTAAACACTCGGTTATGACAAAACGagttatcttttttttctatgcATTACTTATTCAAGAAGataaatcaaaacaaattattcTTCAAAAGGCACACGAATTTCAGATTCCAGAAAAAGTTTATCAATTCAGTCTTGAACATTCTGTCGATGAGGATTGTGTTACCAAATCTCTTCATACACTTTATTTATTccagaaaaataaagtgtCTGTCGCAAATACTAACGAGTTATTAAAGTCGCTCGTACAATTTAAGTCAGAGTTTCCTGAAATTTTCACCGTCGATGAATGGAAAGCATTTCACGAAGCTCTTGAATAA